One window of the Allosaccharopolyspora coralli genome contains the following:
- a CDS encoding DNA-3-methyladenine glycosylase 2 family protein — protein MLVETEQAYRAVSSRDARFDGCFVTAVRTTGIYCRPSCPARTPKPDNVDFYPTTAAAQGAGYRACRRCLPDAVPGSPEWDLRADLAGRAMRLIRDGEVERSGVDGLAAQLGYSTRQLTRVLTGELGAGPLSLARAHRAHSARVLIERTALPFSDVAFAAGFASLRQFNDTVREVFAATPTALRARRTPAEANFAGNVHLRLPARPPFDSDGVLGFLAARSIHGVEDTGPGRYTRALRLAHGPAMVTLRPDTDHVKCSLRLSDLRDLASAVNRLRRLFDLDADPVAVDSTLGADPALADTVHRTPGVRVPGSVDGDEILIRALLGQQISVAAARTAARRLTERLGEPLDTPDGAVHTLFPTSDALASEAADVLTGPRRRVETVVAAAGALADGTLRIDPGRDADELRAELQSFPGIGPWTASYVIMRVLGAPDVLLDGDLVLRKGARALGIPDTSTGLRTHSERWRPWRAYAGMHCWRAASTLSRTEAP, from the coding sequence ATGCTGGTGGAAACCGAACAGGCGTACCGGGCGGTGTCGTCCCGCGACGCGCGCTTCGACGGATGCTTCGTCACCGCGGTGCGCACCACCGGGATCTACTGCCGCCCCTCGTGCCCCGCACGGACGCCGAAACCGGACAACGTCGACTTCTATCCGACCACCGCCGCCGCCCAGGGCGCCGGTTATCGGGCGTGTCGACGCTGTCTGCCGGACGCCGTCCCCGGCTCGCCGGAATGGGACCTGCGCGCGGACCTCGCCGGCCGAGCCATGCGGTTGATCCGGGACGGCGAGGTCGAACGGTCCGGTGTGGACGGACTGGCCGCGCAGCTGGGGTACTCGACGCGCCAGCTGACTCGCGTGCTCACCGGCGAGCTCGGCGCGGGACCGCTGTCACTCGCCCGCGCACACCGGGCACACTCCGCCCGGGTCCTCATCGAACGGACCGCGCTGCCGTTCTCCGACGTCGCGTTCGCCGCCGGGTTCGCCAGCCTGCGCCAGTTCAACGACACGGTTCGCGAAGTCTTCGCCGCCACTCCCACCGCGTTGCGTGCCCGCCGAACTCCTGCCGAGGCGAACTTCGCCGGGAACGTGCACCTCCGGCTGCCGGCGCGGCCACCCTTCGACAGCGACGGGGTCCTCGGCTTTCTCGCCGCCAGATCCATCCACGGCGTCGAAGACACCGGACCCGGCCGATACACGCGGGCGTTGCGGCTCGCGCACGGACCGGCCATGGTGACACTCCGACCCGACACCGACCACGTGAAGTGCTCTCTGCGCCTCTCCGACCTGCGCGACCTCGCCAGCGCGGTGAATCGGCTGCGCCGTCTCTTCGACCTCGACGCCGACCCGGTGGCCGTGGACTCGACGCTCGGCGCCGACCCGGCACTCGCGGACACGGTGCACCGGACGCCGGGAGTTCGGGTGCCGGGCAGTGTCGACGGCGACGAGATCCTGATCCGTGCACTGCTCGGACAACAAATCTCGGTCGCGGCCGCGCGCACGGCCGCGCGGAGACTCACCGAACGCCTCGGCGAGCCACTCGACACGCCCGACGGCGCCGTGCACACCCTGTTTCCCACGTCCGACGCGCTCGCGTCGGAGGCGGCCGACGTGCTGACCGGACCGCGCCGCCGCGTCGAGACCGTCGTTGCGGCGGCAGGCGCCCTGGCCGACGGAACACTCCGCATCGACCCGGGCCGCGACGCGGACGAACTCCGTGCCGAACTCCAGAGCTTCCCTGGAATCGGACCGTGGACGGCGAGCTACGTGATCATGCGCGTGCTCGGCGCGCCGGACGTCCTGCTCGACGGAGATCTGGTGCTCCGCAAAGGAGCACGTGCATTGGGAATCCCTGATACCTCCACCGGCTTGCGCACGCACTCGGAACGGTGGCGCCCCTGGCGCGCTTACGCCGGAATGCACTGCTGGCGCGCCGCATCCACACTCTCTCGAACGGAGGCACCATGA
- a CDS encoding Abi family protein, giving the protein MTIPESTYAKPFLTLPAQIRRLRERGMECGTDEFAAGVLQRYGYYRLSGYWHLYRARPEPPAPRFDDEGREVRLESFVPGTSLAHVVSLYEFDHELRTRLGDALSTIETAFRFFIGHRLGRVDAFAHRNPEALGAVRRGDPEALPEPTSAYREWLEEYDRHEKRARGDFVVHFREKYGPHLPIWVATEVMSFGVLSSLYGLMRQGDQEVLAARFQAHAADGRGDRGALGNWLNNLRNVRNICAHYGRLWNRTFDVLIDAPGEARKDDDDPLFPLAAEGTNNKLYGVLLIMRHLLLSIAPERTDVIDIADFIEDRSDTLGFAMGQLGFPADWRGRPIWEQGFALDSSPMLAASLLDRVDSLTAPQARAALTAAQPTPTDKQRTPGQLAAAKRGAQKSLLRTYLRYEVVIEIELGGTKHYPAFQFRDGRIIDALAEINKAFAAACSDARPVLVTSALLDWWQTPHPALPKGADGHAQSPLDLLDSVSEEAFEEAIHEAGAKSSLVAPDSRC; this is encoded by the coding sequence GTGACGATCCCGGAGAGCACCTACGCGAAGCCGTTCCTCACGCTTCCCGCGCAGATCCGTCGGTTGCGCGAGCGCGGCATGGAGTGCGGCACGGACGAGTTCGCGGCGGGGGTCCTGCAGCGCTACGGCTATTACCGGCTGTCCGGCTACTGGCATCTCTACCGAGCTCGGCCCGAGCCTCCTGCACCCCGGTTCGACGACGAGGGGCGCGAGGTGCGCCTGGAATCATTCGTGCCCGGGACCAGCCTCGCGCACGTGGTCTCCCTGTACGAATTCGACCACGAGCTCCGCACCCGACTGGGAGATGCGCTCAGCACGATCGAGACGGCGTTTCGGTTCTTTATTGGCCACCGACTCGGCAGAGTCGATGCGTTCGCGCACCGGAACCCCGAGGCGCTGGGTGCAGTGAGGCGCGGGGATCCGGAGGCGTTGCCCGAGCCCACGTCCGCTTATCGCGAGTGGCTCGAGGAATACGACCGCCACGAGAAGCGTGCGAGGGGCGACTTCGTCGTGCACTTCCGTGAGAAGTACGGCCCGCATCTGCCGATCTGGGTGGCGACGGAGGTGATGTCCTTCGGTGTCCTGAGCAGTCTCTACGGCCTGATGCGCCAGGGCGATCAGGAGGTCCTCGCCGCGCGATTCCAGGCCCACGCCGCCGACGGCCGCGGCGACCGCGGTGCCCTGGGGAACTGGCTCAACAACCTCCGGAACGTCCGGAACATCTGCGCGCACTACGGCCGCCTGTGGAACCGCACGTTCGACGTGCTGATCGATGCGCCCGGCGAGGCGCGCAAGGACGACGACGATCCCTTGTTCCCGCTCGCCGCCGAGGGCACGAACAACAAGCTCTACGGCGTGCTGCTGATCATGCGTCACCTCCTCCTCAGCATCGCGCCGGAACGGACCGACGTCATCGACATCGCCGACTTCATCGAGGACAGATCGGACACGCTCGGCTTCGCCATGGGCCAGCTCGGGTTCCCGGCAGACTGGAGGGGCCGTCCGATCTGGGAGCAGGGGTTCGCCCTCGACTCTTCGCCGATGCTGGCCGCAAGCCTCCTCGACCGCGTTGACAGCCTCACCGCCCCGCAGGCCCGTGCAGCGCTCACCGCTGCGCAGCCGACGCCCACGGACAAGCAGCGGACGCCCGGACAGCTGGCCGCGGCGAAGCGAGGCGCGCAGAAGTCCTTGCTGCGGACCTACCTCAGGTACGAGGTCGTGATCGAAATCGAGCTCGGTGGGACGAAGCATTACCCCGCTTTTCAGTTCCGCGACGGGAGGATCATCGACGCCCTCGCGGAGATCAACAAGGCGTTCGCCGCCGCCTGCAGCGACGCGCGCCCGGTGCTCGTCACCTCGGCGCTGCTGGACTGGTGGCAGACGCCTCACCCTGCCTTGCCGAAGGGGGCAGACGGCCATGCTCAGTCGCCGCTCGACCTGCTGGACTCCGTGTCCGAGGAGGCGTTCGAGGAAGCGATTCACGAAGCTGGGGCCAAGAGCAGCCTCGTCGCTCCAGACAGTCGGTGCTAG
- the ychF gene encoding redox-regulated ATPase YchF, whose product MSLTLGIVGLPNVGKSTLFNALTRNDAVAANYPFATIEPNVGVVPLPDPRLDTLAEMFSSAKTLPATVSFVDIAGIVQGASEGQGLGNKFLANIREADAICQVIRVFDDPDVVHVDGRVDPSSDIETINTELILADLQTLEKALPRLEKEARTHKDKRPMLDAAKAANGVLESGKTLFSAYGHDPDPLLRELNLLTTKPFLYVFNADEGVLADEDKQQKLRDLVAPGDAVFLDAKVESELIELDEESARELLESVGQPEPGLNALARAGFHTLGLQTYLTAGPKEARAWTIRTGWTAPQAAGVIHTDFERGFIKAEIVSYGDLVAAGSMADAKSAGKVRMEGKDYVMHDGDVVEFRFNV is encoded by the coding sequence GTGAGCCTCACCCTGGGAATCGTCGGCCTGCCCAACGTGGGCAAGTCCACGCTGTTCAACGCGCTGACCCGGAACGACGCGGTCGCCGCGAACTACCCGTTCGCGACGATCGAACCGAACGTCGGGGTGGTGCCGCTTCCGGACCCCCGGCTGGACACGCTCGCGGAGATGTTCAGCTCCGCGAAGACGCTGCCTGCGACGGTCTCGTTCGTCGACATCGCCGGGATCGTCCAGGGCGCGTCGGAGGGACAAGGCCTGGGCAACAAGTTCCTCGCCAACATCCGTGAGGCGGACGCCATCTGCCAGGTGATCCGCGTCTTCGACGACCCCGACGTGGTGCACGTCGACGGTCGGGTGGACCCGTCCAGCGACATCGAGACGATCAACACCGAGCTGATCCTCGCCGATCTGCAGACCTTGGAGAAGGCGCTGCCGAGGCTGGAGAAGGAAGCCCGGACGCACAAGGACAAGCGGCCCATGCTCGATGCGGCCAAGGCGGCGAACGGGGTCCTGGAATCGGGGAAGACGCTGTTCTCGGCGTACGGCCACGATCCGGATCCGCTGCTGCGTGAGCTGAACCTGCTGACCACGAAGCCGTTCCTGTACGTGTTCAACGCCGACGAGGGCGTGCTCGCCGACGAGGACAAGCAACAGAAGCTGCGGGACCTGGTCGCCCCCGGCGACGCGGTGTTCCTCGACGCGAAGGTCGAATCGGAACTCATCGAGCTCGACGAGGAGTCCGCCCGCGAGCTCCTGGAGTCCGTCGGTCAGCCTGAGCCCGGACTGAACGCCTTGGCCCGCGCGGGTTTCCACACACTCGGCCTGCAGACGTATCTCACGGCGGGCCCGAAGGAAGCGCGCGCGTGGACCATCCGCACCGGGTGGACCGCGCCGCAGGCGGCCGGTGTCATCCACACCGACTTCGAACGCGGCTTCATCAAGGCCGAGATTGTCTCCTACGGCGATCTCGTCGCGGCCGGGTCGATGGCCGACGCGAAGTCCGCAGGCAAGGTCCGGATGGAAGGCAAGGACTACGTCATGCACGACGGCGACGTCGTGGAGTTCCGCTTCAACGTCTAG